A genomic region of Psychrobacter sp. M13 contains the following coding sequences:
- the nuoF gene encoding NADH-quinone oxidoreductase subunit NuoF, giving the protein MSLTVAEQIAQRQRGLAPSQLNEQRIPVYGDKATATSETKPLTWRLAHHDAVLDLATYESLRGFEALKIALNQSADTTMKTIKDAVVKGRGGAGFPAGIKWSLMAPPDGGPRYLVCNADEMEPGTFKDRLLMERLPFQLIEGMLISAYAIEANVGYIFIRGEYIVAAERLNAALDEMRANNLIGDNILGSDFSFDLHVHTGAGRYICGEETALLNALEGRRANPRTKPPFPQVAGAWGRPTIVNNVETLHNVSAIILHGSEWYQDLPKAKGVVETPGTKLFGCSGLVNDPGLWELPFGYTAREIIEDFAGGMQEGRTLKAWLPGGASTDFLTADHLDTVVDFDTIQAAGSRMGTGLIMVVDEQQDMVPLLRNLEIFFQRESCGFCTPCRDGLPWGVKLLTAINDGEGQLGDVEKLEGLTRDLWLGKTFCAHAPGAMEPLMSALKYFRPEFDSKIAQSVGSDVIEAADRQQLVAK; this is encoded by the coding sequence GCATCATGATGCCGTGCTTGATCTCGCGACTTATGAGTCATTGCGCGGTTTTGAAGCGTTAAAAATAGCGCTCAATCAGTCCGCTGATACTACTATGAAGACCATCAAAGACGCGGTAGTAAAAGGTCGCGGCGGGGCAGGTTTTCCTGCAGGTATCAAGTGGTCGCTGATGGCGCCACCTGATGGTGGGCCGCGCTATCTAGTTTGTAATGCTGATGAGATGGAGCCAGGCACCTTTAAAGATCGCCTGCTTATGGAGCGCCTGCCATTTCAATTGATTGAGGGCATGTTGATATCCGCTTATGCCATTGAAGCAAACGTAGGATATATTTTTATTCGCGGTGAATATATAGTGGCAGCCGAGCGCTTAAACGCGGCCCTCGATGAGATGCGTGCTAATAATTTAATTGGCGATAATATTTTAGGCTCAGACTTTAGCTTTGATTTGCATGTGCACACAGGGGCAGGTCGCTATATCTGCGGTGAAGAAACAGCGTTACTCAATGCTTTAGAAGGTCGCCGCGCTAATCCACGTACTAAGCCACCATTCCCGCAAGTCGCTGGGGCATGGGGTCGTCCAACGATCGTCAATAACGTTGAAACCTTACATAACGTCTCTGCGATTATCTTACATGGTAGCGAGTGGTATCAGGATTTGCCAAAAGCCAAAGGCGTAGTTGAAACGCCAGGCACTAAGCTATTTGGCTGTTCAGGACTGGTGAATGACCCAGGTCTATGGGAATTACCTTTTGGCTATACCGCGCGCGAGATTATAGAAGATTTCGCTGGTGGTATGCAGGAAGGTCGTACGCTTAAGGCTTGGTTACCAGGCGGTGCATCTACTGACTTTTTGACCGCTGATCATCTAGATACTGTTGTTGATTTTGATACGATTCAAGCCGCTGGTAGTCGTATGGGCACAGGGCTGATTATGGTAGTCGATGAACAGCAAGATATGGTGCCACTACTACGCAATTTAGAGATATTCTTTCAGCGTGAGTCTTGCGGATTTTGTACGCCATGCCGTGATGGACTGCCTTGGGGAGTCAAGTTGCTAACAGCTATCAATGATGGCGAAGGGCAGTTGGGTGATGTCGAAAAGCTAGAGGGCTTAACACGCGACTTATGGCTTGGTAAGACTTTTTGTGCTCACGCCCCAGGTGCTATGGAGCCACTAATGAGTGCGCTTAAATACTTCCGTCCTGAGTTTGATAGTAAGATTGCGCAGTCGGTTGGTAGTGATGTCATCGAAGCTGCGGACCGTCAACAGCTAGTAGCAAAATAA
- the nuoG gene encoding NADH-quinone oxidoreductase subunit NuoG — MAVIHIDGTTVEVDGGDNLLQACLSLGIDVPYFCYHPALGSVGSCRQCAVKQYQSKEDMEAGRGRLVMSCMVAPSNDMYISVTDDEAKAFRASMIELLMTNHPHDCPTCEEGGHCHLQDMTYMSGHNHRRYRFTKRTHHNQELGPFIAHEMNRCIACYRCVRFYKDYAGGEDLGVYGSNNRVYFGRDEDGQFESEFSGNLTEVCPTGVFTDKTHSERYNRKWDMQYAPSICHGCSAGCNISPGERYGELRRIENRYNGEVNRYFLCDRGRFGYGYVNRSDRPTQALERINDKHVKISLNYALDETIDRLQGKKVIGIGSPRASLETNFALKSLVGFDNFSTGLNHQQQALVNKCIEVLSTEGIYNPGMTDIESHDAVLILGEDITQTSSRVALSIRQAAKNEAIKMAAAAKTQAWLAEPVQRIGQGALSPIYILDVSQTKLDDVSKVSIVATPEDITALGFKVADEIANLADDLTQIKAPQKLSNEQNAQQADPMQALAQQIAYDLIQADKPLIVSGTSLSSIAMIEAAAQITQVLTQKRTAIKATEHGQVEAHNAHVRNDNVRGDNVRAAEDQAKTAQPTEDKELAAKPAKPETGTNKDAQDDIERAPADSLELKEENADYSAQASIYLTVTDANSMGVCMLGGHSVEELLATDFEVVVVAENQLTDAIDAQKLSQLLSDKTVIALDHQLLDWHKDVDIVLPAASFAEADGTLVSSEGRAQRFFQVYDNNYYHPTSNIKEGWRWLHAVHSSLMDRSIDWLQLDDVISALIATHPKLAGIKDAAPDADYRITGLKIAREPRRYSGRTAMRSPISVHEPMQPKDWDTALTFSMEGYSGTQTPSSMIPFASAAGWNSPQAWNKYQDKVGGSLKNGDPGIRLFDQSKRLATRQYVAPEVSTISTTDIDQGQAKLVPIYNIYASSMMASRSPIVAEQLPVATWRIGTDDASNWNMATGDYLEITVDNHQIVLPIQVVPYLAEGCIGYPVGQVAIIHPSMPASVRRVAAPVPVADIIDEMTTDAIDSAASTSIQEV; from the coding sequence ATGGCAGTCATACATATTGATGGAACGACCGTTGAGGTAGATGGTGGCGATAACTTGCTACAAGCCTGTCTATCGCTCGGCATTGACGTACCTTATTTTTGTTATCATCCAGCGCTTGGCTCAGTAGGCTCTTGCCGTCAATGCGCGGTGAAGCAATACCAATCTAAAGAAGATATGGAAGCAGGTCGCGGTCGCCTTGTAATGTCGTGTATGGTCGCGCCAAGCAATGATATGTACATCTCAGTCACTGATGACGAGGCAAAAGCGTTTCGTGCTTCAATGATTGAGCTACTGATGACCAACCATCCGCATGATTGTCCAACATGTGAAGAGGGCGGACACTGTCACTTGCAAGATATGACTTATATGTCCGGTCACAATCATCGTCGTTATCGCTTCACCAAGCGCACTCATCATAACCAAGAGCTTGGTCCTTTTATTGCGCATGAGATGAATCGCTGTATCGCTTGCTATCGCTGTGTACGCTTTTATAAAGACTATGCAGGCGGTGAGGATTTAGGCGTTTATGGCTCTAATAATCGAGTCTACTTCGGACGTGATGAAGACGGCCAATTTGAGAGCGAATTCTCAGGTAATTTAACCGAAGTGTGCCCAACGGGCGTATTTACGGATAAGACTCACTCAGAGCGTTACAACCGTAAATGGGATATGCAGTACGCGCCAAGTATCTGTCATGGCTGTTCAGCCGGTTGCAATATCTCACCAGGTGAGCGCTATGGCGAGTTGCGTCGTATTGAAAACCGCTATAATGGCGAGGTAAATCGCTACTTCTTATGTGATCGTGGTCGCTTTGGCTACGGTTATGTCAATCGTAGTGATCGTCCTACCCAAGCGCTTGAGCGTATTAATGACAAGCATGTCAAAATCAGTCTTAATTATGCGCTTGATGAAACTATCGATCGTTTGCAAGGTAAAAAGGTCATCGGTATTGGCTCACCACGCGCCAGTCTTGAGACTAACTTTGCCCTCAAAAGCCTAGTAGGTTTTGATAACTTCTCAACCGGTCTCAATCATCAGCAGCAGGCGCTAGTCAATAAATGCATTGAGGTATTGAGCACTGAGGGTATCTACAACCCTGGCATGACCGATATTGAGAGTCATGATGCGGTGCTGATTTTAGGCGAAGATATCACTCAGACATCCTCTAGAGTGGCATTATCTATTCGTCAAGCCGCCAAAAACGAAGCGATCAAAATGGCCGCTGCTGCCAAAACTCAAGCTTGGTTAGCTGAACCTGTCCAGCGTATCGGTCAAGGTGCATTAAGTCCAATTTATATCCTTGATGTGAGTCAGACTAAACTCGATGATGTCAGTAAAGTCAGTATCGTGGCAACCCCTGAAGACATTACAGCGCTAGGATTTAAGGTCGCTGATGAAATTGCTAATTTAGCAGATGATCTAACTCAAATTAAAGCTCCTCAAAAGCTGTCGAATGAGCAAAACGCGCAGCAAGCAGATCCTATGCAAGCTCTGGCGCAGCAAATTGCTTATGATTTAATTCAAGCAGATAAGCCGCTTATCGTCTCAGGCACTAGCCTGTCCTCTATCGCTATGATTGAAGCGGCAGCGCAAATTACTCAGGTACTTACCCAGAAGCGCACCGCGATCAAAGCGACTGAGCATGGTCAAGTAGAAGCGCATAATGCCCATGTTCGTAATGATAATGTTCGTGGTGATAATGTTCGCGCGGCTGAAGATCAAGCAAAGACGGCTCAGCCTACTGAGGATAAAGAACTAGCAGCCAAACCTGCTAAGCCTGAAACTGGTACTAATAAAGATGCGCAAGATGATATTGAGCGTGCGCCTGCTGATAGCTTAGAGCTTAAAGAGGAAAATGCTGACTACAGTGCGCAAGCGAGTATTTATTTAACGGTTACTGATGCTAATAGTATGGGTGTTTGTATGCTCGGCGGTCATTCGGTTGAAGAGCTATTGGCAACCGACTTTGAAGTAGTCGTAGTCGCTGAGAACCAACTTACTGACGCTATCGATGCGCAAAAATTAAGTCAGCTATTAAGTGATAAAACGGTAATCGCACTTGATCATCAGCTATTAGACTGGCACAAAGATGTCGATATTGTACTGCCGGCGGCTAGCTTTGCTGAGGCTGATGGAACTTTGGTCTCAAGCGAGGGCCGTGCCCAGCGATTCTTTCAGGTCTATGATAATAACTACTATCATCCGACCAGTAATATAAAAGAAGGCTGGCGCTGGCTGCATGCAGTGCATAGCAGCCTGATGGATAGATCTATCGATTGGCTGCAACTCGATGATGTGATTAGCGCATTAATCGCGACTCATCCAAAACTTGCGGGTATAAAAGACGCCGCTCCTGATGCTGATTATCGGATTACAGGGCTTAAAATTGCCCGTGAACCGCGCCGCTATTCAGGCCGTACCGCTATGCGCTCACCGATATCAGTGCATGAGCCTATGCAGCCCAAAGATTGGGATACCGCTTTGACTTTCTCTATGGAAGGTTATAGTGGCACACAAACGCCAAGCTCGATGATTCCGTTCGCCAGTGCTGCTGGCTGGAACTCACCACAAGCTTGGAATAAATATCAAGACAAAGTCGGTGGTAGCCTGAAGAACGGTGACCCAGGTATCCGTCTGTTTGATCAGTCAAAGCGTCTGGCGACTCGTCAATATGTAGCGCCAGAAGTGAGCACTATATCTACGACGGATATAGACCAAGGCCAAGCCAAGCTTGTACCTATCTATAATATTTATGCCAGCTCTATGATGGCATCAAGAAGTCCCATCGTCGCTGAGCAATTACCTGTGGCGACTTGGCGCATCGGTACTGATGATGCTAGCAACTGGAATATGGCTACAGGTGATTATTTAGAGATTACTGTTGATAATCATCAGATAGTCCTACCTATACAAGTAGTGCCTTATTTGGCAGAAGGCTGTATAGGTTATCCTGTCGGTCAAGTTGCTATTATTCATCCCTCAATGCCAGCTTCAGTGCGCCGAGTAGCTGCGCCTGTACCAGTGGCAGATATAATAGATGAAATGACGACAGATGCGATAGATTCTGCCGCTTCAACTAGCATACAGGAAGTGTAA
- the nuoH gene encoding NADH-quinone oxidoreductase subunit NuoH, translated as MSFDSWSILFLVVQSLVIFLVVVIVAAMMIVYERRMLALWQDRYGPNRVGPFGSLQLVADMLKIFFKEDWTPNFTDKFMFTLAPAVAMFTALASFAIIPISPTLGVADWDIGILFFFAMAGLAVYAVMFGGWASANKFSLLGGLRSAAQTISYEVFLGLSLMGVVALSGSFNLRVIVESQIDGWYIIPQFFGFLTFVVAGVAVTHRHPFDQPEAEQELAEGYHVEYSGMKFGMFFIGEYVNVVLISALMTCLFFGGWLPPFNLDIPFVPPVFWFMIKTLFFMTLFILARGSLMRPRYDQVMNFGWKVCLPITLINLLITAAVILIFFPTPIV; from the coding sequence ATGAGCTTTGATAGCTGGTCGATACTATTCTTAGTTGTACAATCACTGGTTATCTTTTTAGTAGTCGTTATTGTCGCTGCAATGATGATTGTTTATGAGCGCCGTATGCTAGCGCTTTGGCAGGATCGTTATGGCCCCAATCGAGTAGGGCCTTTTGGCTCACTACAATTGGTCGCAGATATGCTCAAAATCTTCTTCAAAGAGGATTGGACGCCAAACTTTACTGATAAGTTTATGTTTACATTGGCACCTGCGGTCGCGATGTTTACCGCGCTGGCCTCATTTGCCATTATTCCGATTTCACCTACGCTTGGTGTTGCAGATTGGGATATTGGGATTCTGTTCTTCTTTGCTATGGCGGGACTGGCAGTCTATGCGGTGATGTTTGGCGGTTGGGCTTCTGCGAATAAGTTTTCTTTATTGGGTGGACTACGTTCAGCGGCGCAAACGATTAGCTATGAAGTATTTTTGGGCTTATCTTTGATGGGTGTGGTTGCTTTATCAGGCTCATTCAACTTGCGAGTCATTGTCGAATCGCAAATTGACGGCTGGTACATTATTCCGCAATTCTTTGGTTTTTTAACCTTTGTCGTTGCTGGGGTGGCAGTCACTCACAGACATCCCTTTGATCAGCCAGAAGCGGAGCAAGAGCTTGCCGAGGGCTATCATGTTGAATACTCTGGCATGAAGTTTGGCATGTTCTTTATCGGTGAATATGTCAACGTAGTACTGATATCAGCGTTGATGACTTGTCTGTTCTTTGGCGGCTGGCTGCCACCGTTCAATTTAGATATTCCGTTTGTGCCTCCTGTATTTTGGTTTATGATTAAAACGCTATTTTTTATGACGTTGTTTATTTTGGCGCGTGGCTCCTTGATGCGTCCGCGTTATGATCAAGTGATGAATTTTGGTTGGAAAGTTTGCTTGCCGATAACTTTAATTAATTTATTAATTACGGCCGCGGTTATATTAATCTTCTTTCCAACACCGATAGTGTAA
- the nuoI gene encoding NADH-quinone oxidoreductase subunit NuoI, which translates to MFTSIKKIVVGFYTIIRSMWMVNSHAIRPRDTILYPEVPVPVPPRFRGRIILSRDPDGDERCVACNLCAVACPVGCISLQKAEREDGRWYPEFFRINFSRCIFCGLCEEACPTTAIQMTPDFEMGEYVRQDLVYEKEHLLISGPGKYPDYNYYRVSGMALADKPKGAAQNEAAPIDLRSLLP; encoded by the coding sequence ATGTTCACTAGTATAAAAAAGATCGTTGTTGGGTTCTATACTATTATTCGTAGTATGTGGATGGTCAATAGCCATGCCATCAGACCGCGCGATACTATTCTTTATCCAGAAGTCCCTGTGCCTGTACCACCAAGATTTCGCGGGCGAATTATTTTGTCTCGTGATCCTGATGGTGATGAGCGCTGTGTGGCTTGTAATCTATGTGCCGTTGCCTGTCCTGTAGGCTGTATCTCCCTACAAAAAGCGGAGCGTGAAGATGGACGCTGGTATCCTGAGTTTTTTCGGATTAACTTCTCACGCTGTATATTTTGTGGCTTGTGCGAAGAGGCGTGTCCAACGACTGCTATTCAGATGACCCCAGACTTTGAGATGGGTGAGTACGTGCGTCAAGATCTGGTCTATGAAAAAGAGCATCTACTAATATCAGGCCCAGGTAAATATCCTGATTATAACTACTATCGAGTATCTGGTATGGCATTGGCAGACAAACCAAAAGGTGCCGCACAAAATGAGGCCGCACCTATTGATCTAAGGAGCTTGCTGCCATGA
- the nuoJ gene encoding NADH-quinone oxidoreductase subunit J, protein MMSFMNNPELVGFYALSAVAIFASLRVIILANPVHAILSMIVTLLAIAGIFFIIGASFAGALEIVVYAGAILILFVFVIMMLNLGMANDAREERWLDAKTWAIPTGLTVIIAVIMFAMVGFDSADTVNTPMIGGISVPAKVVGTVLFSKYVLLVEIAALLLLAALVAAYHLGKESIDDEIVGNDSLSFQPSVGSIEIYDHNTAGDTIDGVEMAKPYKYKDVDPYDYVGKSVDKSVGRATDNLADRSQNKPISRKESD, encoded by the coding sequence ATGATGAGTTTTATGAACAACCCTGAGCTAGTCGGATTTTATGCTTTGAGTGCAGTGGCTATATTTGCCAGTTTACGCGTCATTATCCTTGCCAATCCCGTCCATGCTATTTTATCAATGATAGTTACTTTACTGGCTATCGCGGGTATCTTTTTCATCATCGGTGCCTCATTTGCAGGAGCGCTTGAGATTGTCGTTTATGCTGGGGCAATTCTAATTCTTTTTGTCTTTGTCATTATGATGCTCAATTTAGGTATGGCGAATGACGCTCGCGAAGAGCGTTGGCTAGATGCTAAAACTTGGGCAATACCGACAGGCTTGACGGTTATTATTGCGGTCATCATGTTTGCTATGGTCGGGTTTGACAGTGCAGATACCGTAAATACTCCGATGATTGGTGGGATAAGTGTTCCTGCCAAGGTAGTCGGTACTGTACTGTTTAGCAAGTACGTTTTGCTAGTGGAGATCGCCGCATTATTACTATTAGCAGCCCTAGTTGCCGCTTATCATCTGGGCAAAGAGTCTATCGATGATGAGATCGTCGGTAATGATAGTTTGAGTTTTCAGCCAAGCGTTGGCAGTATTGAGATATATGATCACAATACTGCTGGTGATACGATTGACGGCGTTGAGATGGCTAAGCCTTATAAGTATAAAGACGTTGACCCATATGATTATGTAGGTAAGTCGGTGGACAAGTCAGTCGGCAGAGCGACAGATAATTTAGCAGATAGGTCACAAAACAAGCCTATCTCGCGTAAGGAGTCAGACTAA
- the nuoK gene encoding NADH-quinone oxidoreductase subunit NuoK, translating to MSHGLILAGILFAIGLCGVMVRRNFLFMLMSLEIMMNAAALAFVIAGSRWVDPDGQIMFIFILTLAAAEVSIGLALLLQFYHRRGHLDVDSANEMRG from the coding sequence ATGAGTCACGGACTAATATTAGCAGGTATCTTATTTGCTATTGGTCTTTGTGGGGTAATGGTCAGACGTAACTTCTTATTTATGCTAATGAGCCTTGAGATTATGATGAACGCGGCCGCTCTAGCTTTTGTGATAGCGGGTAGTCGCTGGGTTGATCCAGATGGACAAATTATGTTTATCTTCATCTTGACTTTAGCAGCGGCTGAGGTCTCTATTGGTCTGGCATTATTACTGCAATTTTACCATAGACGCGGGCATCTCGATGTCGATAGCGCCAATGAGATGAGGGGATAA
- the nuoL gene encoding NADH-quinone oxidoreductase subunit L, with translation MSLLPLTFIFPLIGFLILAFMRDKLTEQVAGLVGVGSMALSALCTLVASFTFLSTYPAGTVITVPLWTWMQVGDFAPTFGLSFDGLALTMLGVITGVGFLIHLFAAWYMKGDTGFARFFSYMNLFVASMLLLVLADDLLLLYLGWEGVGICSYLLIGFYFEDRANGRAAMKAFTVTRVGDVFLAFGLFLLYREFGTLNIQEIITRAPEMFSVNDPIMILTTMMLVGGAMGKSAQLPLHTWLADAMAGPTPVSALIHAATMVTAGVYLIARMHPLFELTPGILLYWVGGVGALTLVVAGFCALAQTDIKRILAYSTMSQIGYMFLALGVGAWQGAIFHLMTHAFFKALLFLSSGAVILAVHHEQNIFKMGGLRKKIPLVFWCYIIGGGALAAIPWVTVGFYSKEAILWEAYATGHQVLFYMGVFGAFLTAIYTFRMIWIVFFGEEKTPAHKLSGVSYWLPLSVLLVLSTAVGALIVPPLQGVLPESVGHLLEVAGNAHGKHTAEYIAMGALAAGLVVAALLYVVNKGRLLASFKRSSIGGALYYWCYHGMGFDALYDLVFVKPFLLIGRLFKTDPVDKTWLILPALASAGNKILSQTQTGSLRGYATSFGLGMAVLLVLVMMTVV, from the coding sequence ATGAGTTTATTACCCTTAACCTTTATCTTTCCGCTGATAGGCTTTTTAATTTTGGCCTTTATGCGTGACAAGTTAACAGAACAAGTGGCCGGCTTAGTAGGGGTTGGTAGCATGGCGCTATCCGCTCTTTGTACGCTAGTTGCCAGCTTTACTTTTTTGAGCACTTATCCTGCGGGTACCGTAATAACTGTCCCTTTATGGACTTGGATGCAAGTCGGTGACTTTGCGCCGACGTTTGGACTTAGCTTCGATGGCTTAGCCTTAACCATGCTTGGCGTTATCACAGGTGTCGGCTTTTTGATTCATCTGTTTGCTGCTTGGTACATGAAAGGTGATACAGGCTTTGCACGCTTTTTTAGCTATATGAATCTATTTGTCGCCAGTATGTTGCTATTAGTATTGGCAGATGATTTGCTGCTGTTATATTTAGGCTGGGAAGGCGTTGGTATTTGCTCCTATTTACTGATTGGCTTTTATTTTGAAGATCGCGCCAATGGTCGCGCAGCGATGAAAGCCTTTACGGTAACTCGTGTTGGTGATGTGTTTTTAGCTTTTGGACTATTCTTGCTATACCGAGAATTTGGTACGCTTAACATCCAAGAGATTATCACGCGTGCGCCTGAGATGTTCAGCGTCAATGATCCAATTATGATTTTGACGACGATGATGCTGGTTGGTGGTGCTATGGGTAAATCAGCCCAGTTGCCACTACATACGTGGCTGGCTGATGCGATGGCAGGTCCGACGCCAGTATCGGCACTGATTCATGCTGCGACTATGGTCACTGCGGGCGTTTATTTGATCGCTCGTATGCATCCTTTATTTGAGCTGACGCCAGGTATTTTATTATACTGGGTTGGCGGCGTTGGCGCGCTAACGCTAGTGGTTGCAGGGTTTTGTGCGCTGGCGCAAACCGATATCAAGCGTATTCTTGCTTACTCGACAATGAGTCAGATCGGTTATATGTTCTTAGCGCTTGGCGTTGGTGCTTGGCAAGGGGCTATCTTCCATCTAATGACCCATGCTTTTTTTAAGGCATTGTTATTCTTGTCATCAGGCGCAGTGATACTCGCAGTCCATCATGAGCAAAACATATTTAAAATGGGCGGTTTACGTAAGAAAATACCTTTAGTGTTTTGGTGTTATATCATCGGTGGCGGTGCATTAGCCGCGATACCTTGGGTGACGGTTGGTTTTTATTCAAAAGAAGCAATCCTATGGGAAGCTTATGCCACAGGTCATCAAGTTCTATTCTATATGGGCGTATTTGGTGCTTTCTTAACGGCGATTTATACTTTCCGCATGATTTGGATTGTGTTCTTTGGTGAAGAGAAAACCCCAGCACATAAGCTATCTGGTGTTTCATACTGGCTGCCGCTGAGTGTGTTATTAGTACTATCCACTGCTGTAGGTGCATTGATTGTGCCACCATTACAAGGCGTCCTACCTGAGAGCGTTGGGCACTTATTAGAAGTTGCAGGCAATGCGCATGGCAAACACACTGCTGAGTACATTGCGATGGGTGCACTAGCAGCAGGTTTGGTAGTAGCTGCCTTGCTATATGTGGTTAACAAAGGTCGCCTATTGGCTAGCTTCAAGCGCTCCAGTATTGGTGGAGCCTTATACTATTGGTGCTACCACGGTATGGGTTTTGATGCGTTGTATGATTTGGTGTTTGTAAAACCCTTTTTATTGATTGGTCGCTTGTTCAAAACTGATCCCGTTGATAAGACTTGGTTGATATTACCAGCGCTGGCATCAGCAGGTAATAAAATATTATCACAAACGCAAACAGGGTCACTTCGAGGCTATGCTACAAGCTTTGGCTTGGGAATGGCAGTACTCTTGGTACTGGTAATGATGACGGTGGTATAA